The segment TGCTTGATTAAGCCCACACGAACATGACGCTGTCTCAGTAAAGGGATAACTTTCTTGAGTAAAGTTGTTTTCCCGGTGCCACTGTAGGCGGTGATCCCGAGTAGAGGTAACGTGTTCTGGTTCATGATTTTTTTTGTTGTAACTCCCAGTTACGGCTATCTTCCGGCGTATTTAAGTTAGCAAATGTGCCGGTTTCAGAGGTAAATATGACGCCTTTTGCATCGATCTCACGCATAAATAGCATCAATTTGCGATCTCCTCTTGCGAGGTAATCATCCAACGGTTTCTGCAGAGACCGATGGAGTAGGGTAAATGTCGGGTGTTCTCGTTCGTTATCACAGGCATAGCAGGCAAGGTGCTTGCCTTTTTCGCGAAACATTTTTTCGGCTAAATCAGTTGGGAATTCGGGAACATCACAAGGGACAAATAGCAGCCAATCAGTGGTGACTTGATGAAGTGCAGCTTGCATCCCTGCTAAGGGGCCCGAAAAATCTGCGGTTAAATCCGTGAAAACGGGCAGCTGGCTTTGTGCATATTCTGCATGGTGGCGATTAGCATTGATCATCAATTGACCGACTTGCGGCTGCAAACGCTCAATAATATAGCGGTATAACGGCTTACCCAATAAAGGAATTAACCCCTTATCTTGGCCACCCATGCGGGTGCCTTTGCCCCCTGCAAGGATCACGCCTGTAATCGACTGACGAAATGACATGTTCAATATCTCTGAAAATCTTAGCGAAAATGTTTTAACGAACTTAAGTAGTTTTTTGAGTATAGTAACAGCTAAAATCTATTCTATTTTCCTATAAAATCAATGAATATTAATACAAGAAACGGTTAAACTTTACTTAGATTGACAACTGTTCCCTTTTTCTCTTGTAGGATTATTGGTAACTTGTATCGAATATTCGTGATAAGGAATAAACATGAAATGCCATCGTTTAAATGAAGTCATCGAACTTCTGCATCCAGTATGGAAGGACAATTCAGATTTAAATTTAGTGCAATTACTGCAAAAACTGGCAGATGAAGCAGGTTTTAAAGGCAGTTTATCTGAACTGACAGACGACGTATTAATTTATCATCTAAAAATGCGTGGCACTGACAGCAATGCGGTGATCCCCGGTATTCAAAAAGATTACGAAGATGATTTTAAAACGGCCATTCTACGTGCTCGTGGCATCATAAAAGATTAAATGAACATGGATTTAACAGAACAATCGAGCTTCCACTTTAGTGGGATCTCCCCTGATTTGATCCTTGATGCTCTGATGGAAGCGGGGATTTACCCAGAATCAGGGCTGACAGAGCTTAACAGCTACGAAAATCGCGTTTTCCAATTTCAGGATGAAAATCGCCAGCGCTATGTGGTGAAATTTTATCGTCCTGAACGCTGGAACCGTTCTCAAATTCAAGAAGAGCATGATTTTACCCTTGAGCTACAAGATGAAGGCTTATCGGTGGCTGCGCCGTTAGAATTTGCTGGGCAAACGGTATTAGAATTTGGCGGGTTTATGTTTGCACTCTTTCCGAGTATCGGAGGGCGCCAATATGAAACGGACAATTTATTCCAGCTTGAGGGTGTCGGCCATTTATTAGGGCGAGTGCATCAAATCGGTAAACAGCGAAACTTTGCATTTCGTCCGACTCTTGGTGTGGAAGAGTATCTCGACCAACCGCGAAATATTATCGCCGCCAGTTCATTAATTACTGAGCGTGATAAAGCACCATTGATAGATTCACTGGATAAGTTGATTGCCCAAGTTAAGGCTCTGTGGCCTGCTCAGCAATCTTTTATTCGCCTACAAGGGGATTGCCATCCCGGCAATATTCTGTGGCGTGATGAAGCGTGGCTGGTGGATTTTGACGATGCACGCAATGGCCCTGCGGTGCAAGATTTATGGATGTTGCTTAATGGTTCGCGCCAAGAGCAAATTATCCAACTGGATACGTTATTAGAAGCGTATAACGAATTTTGTGATTTTGATGTACGTGAGTTAAAGCTGATTGAACCGCTACGTGCGATGCGAATGGTGCATTATTTAGGATGGATCCTTCGTCGCTGGCAAGATCCCGCTTTCCCGAAAGCATTTTCTTGGATCCAATCTGCTGATTTTTGGCAAAAGCAATCTATCGAGTTTGCACAGCAAACTGAGCGGTTGTTAGATGCTCCTTTGCAATTGAACCCGCAATTTTAATATTTAAGACTGTGTTTTTGGAGAAAGTTTTCTATGAAAAAAATCATGTTGGCTTTGATTGGTATTGCCATGTCTTTTGGTGCTGCTGCAGCAAATTATTCAGAAGGTAAAGAGTACACGGATGTTAAGCCTCCGGTGCAAGACTTACCGCAAGTTTTGGAGTTTTTCTCATTCTACTGCCCACACTGTTATCAGTTTGAAAGCATCTACAAAGTGCCACAAACGGTAGAGAAAAACCTGCCAGAAGGTGTCACTAAAGCGCGTTATCACGTTGATTTCTTAGGCCCTCTAGGCGCTCAAATGACTCAAGCGTGGGCTGTGGCGATGGTGCTGAAAGTTGAAGATAAAGTGACGCCAATTCTGTTTGAAGGAATTCAGAAAACCCAAACTATCAATACCCCTGCGGATATCCGTAATGCGTTTATTAAAGCGGGCGTAACAGGTGAAGAATACGATGCAGCGCTGAATAGCTTTGTCGTGAAATCGTTAGTTGCTAAGCAACAAAATGCTGCACAAGATTTAAAACTGCGTGGCGTGCCAGCGTTATTCGTCGATGGTAAATATCAAATCCGTAATAACGGAATTTCTGTCGATAACGCAGAGGATTATGCTAAAGAATACTCAAAAGTTGTGAACTTCTTAGTCAGTAAAAAATAATCAGTGAAGATAGCGGCAATTTGTCGCTATCTTTTTATTTGCTGATTGTCCGTTATCAATATCCACAATTCGACCATCCCCCCTGATTTGTGATAAATCAAAGCCTCATTAGCTAACTTATTGATTTTATTTTATTGTTTTCTTCTTGCAATTCTCTTACTCATTGAATCCTTTAGATAACTAAATTTTACTCACAAAGTTATCCACAGGAAGTTATCGTGTGAAAAATGGGATAACTCGGCGGGAAATTGAATCTCAAGGTGTATCTGAAGCCACAATGTGGCATCCTATCCCCCATTCATTCCCGATAAAAAAGATGATGACAGATTATGGCTCAGATTGCTGAAAATCCCCTTATTTTGGTAGATGGCTCTTCCTACCTGTACCGTGCTTATCATGC is part of the Providencia zhijiangensis genome and harbors:
- the dsbA gene encoding thiol:disulfide interchange protein DsbA — its product is MKKIMLALIGIAMSFGAAAANYSEGKEYTDVKPPVQDLPQVLEFFSFYCPHCYQFESIYKVPQTVEKNLPEGVTKARYHVDFLGPLGAQMTQAWAVAMVLKVEDKVTPILFEGIQKTQTINTPADIRNAFIKAGVTGEEYDAALNSFVVKSLVAKQQNAAQDLKLRGVPALFVDGKYQIRNNGISVDNAEDYAKEYSKVVNFLVSKK
- a CDS encoding serine/threonine protein kinase; translated protein: MNMDLTEQSSFHFSGISPDLILDALMEAGIYPESGLTELNSYENRVFQFQDENRQRYVVKFYRPERWNRSQIQEEHDFTLELQDEGLSVAAPLEFAGQTVLEFGGFMFALFPSIGGRQYETDNLFQLEGVGHLLGRVHQIGKQRNFAFRPTLGVEEYLDQPRNIIAASSLITERDKAPLIDSLDKLIAQVKALWPAQQSFIRLQGDCHPGNILWRDEAWLVDFDDARNGPAVQDLWMLLNGSRQEQIIQLDTLLEAYNEFCDFDVRELKLIEPLRAMRMVHYLGWILRRWQDPAFPKAFSWIQSADFWQKQSIEFAQQTERLLDAPLQLNPQF
- the mobA gene encoding molybdenum cofactor guanylyltransferase MobA; the encoded protein is MSFRQSITGVILAGGKGTRMGGQDKGLIPLLGKPLYRYIIERLQPQVGQLMINANRHHAEYAQSQLPVFTDLTADFSGPLAGMQAALHQVTTDWLLFVPCDVPEFPTDLAEKMFREKGKHLACYACDNEREHPTFTLLHRSLQKPLDDYLARGDRKLMLFMREIDAKGVIFTSETGTFANLNTPEDSRNWELQQKKS
- a CDS encoding YihD family protein, translated to MKCHRLNEVIELLHPVWKDNSDLNLVQLLQKLADEAGFKGSLSELTDDVLIYHLKMRGTDSNAVIPGIQKDYEDDFKTAILRARGIIKD